The Pongo pygmaeus isolate AG05252 chromosome 18, NHGRI_mPonPyg2-v2.0_pri, whole genome shotgun sequence DNA window AGCTGTCCTCACGTTGGCttcatcaaatttttttttttttttgagatggagtcttgctctgtcaccaggctggaatgcagtggcacgatctcgactcactgcaacctctgcctcctgtgttcaagggattcttgtgcttcagcctcccgagtagctgggattacaggcacgtaccaccacacctagataatttttgtatttttaatagagatggagtttcaccatgttggccaggatggtcttgatctcctgacctcatgatccacccgcctcggcctcccaaagtgctgggattacaggcgtgagccactgcgcctggcctcaaatgctttaaaattatattttgtgcctcagcttcttcccTTACAACAAGGGCTTTAGCTGCCACTGTGTTCTGATGACTCTGTTGGGAGGAAAATTCTTCCTCTTCCAAATTGGGTCCAGCAGTTTGAGGCCCACAAATTTAACTGAGAAAGGCCCGATtaacaaggattttttttcctacttgcaTATGGGAGTTTCCATAATAGAAAACTCATGGAATAGCCCAAAGGAAAAGTTTGTATTATCAACTTAACAAAAGAGAGAGGTTTTTAGGGCTTCAATGAGGGAGCGTGGAAGGTCCTAGTGGGCTTTTTGTTGCTAATAAATGGGCAATCTGTCTTCTTGGCAGCTAAATCTGCAGTAAACTCCCCCAGAGTGGGGTTAATGGAGCTGTAATTTTGGGAGGCTCTGCTTTAGTCAGATAAGGGAAGTTCACATAAGAGTTATTTCTGCACTTTTTGCAggtgaaatattttcaccttaaAATAACCTTTACAGCAACCCTGGAGGTCCAAAAGGGTTCCCACAATTCCCAAATGAATTCCTCAAGTCTCAGCCTCTAAAGGCAAACTGCCTAGCGCAAGCCCCAGCTGTGTCCTTGAGAGCTGAAAGACCTAGTTAACCCCctatattagtcagggtcctccagagaaacagaaccaacagaatatatagagatatataaggggagatttattatgggaattggttCATATTATTATGGAGACCAAGAAGTCCCATGTTATGCCATTGGtatgctggagacccaggaaagccagtggtataaTTCAGTCTGAGGCGGAAGGCATGAGAACCAGAGAGGCCACTGGTCTAAGTCCTGGAGTCTGAAAACCCAAGAACCAGGAGCTCCAATGTCTGAGGAcaagagaagatggatgtcccagctcaagaaaagagagagaattctcTACCTTGTTGTTCTATTCAGACCTTCAACAGGTTAGATTAATGACAGTGGGTCTTCTTGACACAGTCTACTGATTAAAacgctaatctcttccagaaacacgcTCCCaggcacacccagaaataatgttttaccagatctgggcatcccttagccaaGTTAAAATGACACATaactttatttatctatttattttttttgagacagagcctcattctgtcacccaggctggaatgcagtgatatgatctaggctcactgcaacctctgcctcccagtttcaggcaattctcctgcctcagcctcccgagtagtcgctggaattacaggcacatgccaccacacctggacaatttttgtatttttagtagagacgaggttttgccatgttggccaggctggtctcaaactccagacctcaagtgatcctcccacctcggcctcccaaagtgctgggattataggtgtgagccactgcgcccagccttgacacaaaaaattaaccatcacacccccCGCTGCACCCCTTGTACAACAATGGGGTTTTATTGTAGGGGAGAGAGATTGGGCTTAATTCAGAATACAACAAGGAAATGTGGGAATTTACAGCCAAGGAGCAAGTTGGGATCAGTGAATGGATtaaaactccctgtgctttaatCTATATAATGAGCACAGTGtgatggtgaggattaaatggttCTATATGTATTGCATTTGGAACAATGCTCAGACATGGTAAGAGTGATATAAGTGTTTGCTATCGTTATTTATATTTTGTCCTATGGGCACCTCAAACTCAACACCTCTAAAATTCAACCCCTCATCTTTCCTTTAAACCTGCCCCTCCTTGTACGCTTTTTTTTTCCTAGGTTGCCTTCTAATTGGTATTCATGCTTCTAGCTTTATCCCTCCCAACTCCATCCTCTAAACAGTTACCAGGGTGCTCTACCTAATATACAAATCTAAGTGGATCTGATTTACTCAGATCTCTCTGAAAATGACAGAAACCAAATTCAAACcactgtaaacaaacaaacaaacaaaaagagtgaGTTTATTGGTTCATGTGAATCATCTAGGGGAAGAATTATTCTGGCATGGCTGGATCCAGTTGCCCAAACAAGTTGATCAAGACGATGTCCCTCCttctctccactctgctccactctgcTCTGTGGCTTCATTCTCAAGCAGTCCCTTCCCAGTGGTTAAGAGTTTCCAGGGCCAAATCCTACGGTTTTATTAATTCTAAAAGAAGGTGAACTTTCCTTTCCTAATTGCTTCAATTAAAAGTTcaaagaaggctgggcgcagtggctcacgcctgtaatcccagcactttgaaaggccgaggtggcggatcacctgaagtcagtggttcaagagcagcctgggcaacaaggcaaaaccctgtctctactaaaaatacaaaaattagctgggcgtggtgatgggtgcctgtaattccagctacttgggggctgaggcagaagaatcgcttgaacctgggacgcacgggttgcagtgagccaagattgtgctactagactctagcctgggtgacagagattccatctaaaaaaaaaaaaaaaaagttcaaagaagATTATCAGTGGACTAGTTTGGGTTTCTACACCTGCCCTTGAACCTATCACTTTGACAGGGGCCATGCAGTGCTCAGGCTGAAGTTTAAGAATGGGATCAGCCCCACCCAATCATGTCAACTGAGAGTGAGAAAAGGGTTCCCCGTGATGAAAAAGATAAGATTTGTTACTAAAAAAACAGGATACTAACTAGTCAAAAGCCACTGATGTCCTAGCATCATTTTTCTGCTGAAAGACACCCCACTGCGCCCATCAAGATAAACTCTCAAGCTCTCAGTATAAAATACAAGGCACTTCATGATTTGATccctttttttttgatacggagtctcactctgtcgccaggctagagtgcatggtCATGttacaatctaggctcactgcaacctccgcctcccagattcaagcgattctcgtgcctcagcctccccagtagctgggattacaggcacgcaccaccacacccagataatttttttttttttgtatttttagtagagacagggtttcacaatgttggccaggatggtctccatctcctgacctcgtgatccacctgccgtggcctcccaaagtgctgggattacaggtgtgagccactgtgcccggcccccgaTTTGATTTTTTACTTGTCAAGGTTTACCTCCCTGTCCCTGTGCCGTGGGCACCTTAGGCTCCTATTACACTGTACATTGTGCCCCATGCAGTTCTTGTATCTAACTCCAGGTCATACATTCCCTTCCGAAATACCCATCCTCTTTGTCTAATTCCAACTTACTCTTGAAAGCTCTTGGGTCTCATCTAGACTGGAAAGATCTCCCTGGACCACCCTGTTCCAGGCGGTACTCCCACAAAGATGGCACTTTATGAACATTTTATGAACACTAAGGAGTTTGGCATAGAGTAGTTGCCCAGTAAAcactgaattaataaatgaatacaggAATGAAGGAATGATGAGTGATAGAGTagaaactcaacaaatatttgttgaatgaatcaattggttaaaaggaaaaaatgtattgCCTCATGTAACTAAAAAATCCAGGGTAAGAGCTGAATGtatgaataaatggatagatgaatggatggaaagacggatggatggatggatggatggaaagatggaagaactgatgaacagatggatggatggataatggatgaaaggatggatggacagatggaaagaaagatggaagggCTGATgaacagatgggtggatggatggatggataatggatgaaaggatggatggacagatggaaagaaagatggaaggaCTGAAgaacagatgggtggatggatggatgcatgaatgatggataatggatggaaagatgaatggatagatggctggatgaaaggaaggaaggaggcacggatggatgatggatggatagatacgtTAACTAATAAACCCCTCCtcttccagcaatttgggaagtgGGCCTTTGCAGGCCCGTTTTTCCAGAGGTTAAAGTTATATTTCAGTAGACATAATCCTGACCACTTTTACCAGGCACTTTAGAAATTCTCGAACCTCAAAGGGAGACAGACGAGTGATGCTAGGCTCCAGTGGATAACTGGAATGTCCTTAAAAGGAAACTGAGTACTTTTTTCTGTTAGAGATTAACTTCCTAGTAAATTGCAGCATGCCTGCCACAGCTGGAGGTAGATGaagaattctgtttttaaaagccCTCAGATAACTTGAATTTAATTAAATGagcattttactccattccaaaaGGAAGCAAAACAAACCACCCTGTTTCTGAACTTTGAAAGACCTAAAGCTTCCTTCCTTTGATTTAGTAAAAAGCTGAGTGAGCTCTGCCCCTCAGGAGCTAGTGAAATAAGGGCAGCCCCACCTCAAAGCCTCACCACCAGCTGCGAACTCTTTCCACAGTCCTGAGTGTGGACATTGCAAGCAGCTCTCACCATGCACGGTCCTGTTTTGCAAGGTAAATTTCCActaggagggaggagggagaaaaacagagttgtcttaaaaaaaaaaaaaaaaattgaaaggagTTCCCAGAGCTTGGCCTATCCCCAGTAAGGTGTGCAAAGAGGCCCCAAACTTCCTGATCCCCAGCTGCAAGCCCAGGCCTGTTTCCTGGTCTGCAGCAAGCTTAGCACCCCTGGGACAGGGCAGGCCTTTGGGCCAGCTGACAGGGCCCCCATCCCTCCTGCTCCTCCAGGCTCTGCTGAAGCAAAGGGAAGCTCTGTAGTCAATTTCAGGCTGAACTGCTTTGCTTTTTCTGCCTCATTCCTTATTTCTTCCTCACCGTAGTTGCCTTATTGCTCAAAAGAATCTCATTCAGTTTCTCAGGTTTTTATGGCCAAAAAGAAGGGTCCTTTGCAGTACCTTACTGcttctccttccctgcctcaTCCCTCATTCCTCCAACTCCCTggatttcttcctctccttctcgcCCACCTCtccccttttttctcttcctccctcctccctaccCCTTTTCCCTCACcgctttcctttctctcccttcctccctccatctcccctctcctctcctctccgtCTCCCTTTCTGCCTCTCCCCGCTCTTTCATCTCCCtacctcttccctctctttctctccctctccttctttccctcctccctctcttcctgtttcccctcctccttcttcttcttgccctctctcctccctcctcttctccctctccctaccTCTTTCCTCATTCTCACcctttccccctcctctccctcctccctttcttcatctttcctcccttctctccctcccttctcccacttccctctccgtctcttcctccctccccgtcCCCCACCaccagagtaaaaataaaaagtccctCAATGCATCACCCAACCTGCAGTGGGGCAACTCCAAGCTGACCAGTTATGTATTTCTCAATAGGCAGGTAGGTCccagtgaataaagaaaaatggtcCTCACTATGCACAGGCTATAAAGGGACTCGTATTTCAATTTAGTCATGAGAAAGGCTCTCTGCTTTAAGAAGCACTCTACATGCATTTCCCAAGCCAAACTGCTGGGGCTCAACTGTGGGTTCTGCTCTTTCCTGGCTGCCCATACTCAGGCAAGTGACTTTatttcctccatttcctcatctataaaatgggggtggTTGGGTGGCATTAAACCGTCTATGGAAAGTCCTCAGCATGGCGCCTGGCACAAAGCAACGGCTCCCTCGCCTCTGTTCTCACTCCTGTTCCACAGAATTACACCCACTCTTCTCTGCTGATCCTCTAATCTCAGATCCCCAATTCTGTCTTTCAAATGTGTTGTGTCATCATTTATTTGCAAACATGTCTATTTGATTTCAAATGAAAACACTTTTGAgtggaattaaaaacaaaacacatgcgGGGGAGAAAAGAAAGGCTGACAGACATGTTAGTAAACAGcgaaatatttttgaaagctgGATGCAGATAGCTCAGATGCTAGAGGGTTGAAATGGACAGACTTTGGCTAGGAAGAGATATGTGAATGTTAGCAGAGGGACCTTTTTTGGGGATTAAGGAATCAGGAACACaaatctctcttctttccttcccaccAGGGCTCCATGCCCCCCTTACTGGAGGACCAAGACCTTGTTGCCTTCAATTTACGGGATCCCAGTGGGATCTTGATATTTTCCATAGTTTCTTAACAACATttcaagttaaatattaaaattattcatagaCAGGGTGTGGAGTGAGCCAAGTGCAACACATTGCTGTCAGGGGTGTTGGCTACTCTGCCAGCTgttgaaaaaaggagaaagacagagagcaAACTGAgatccacacaccccacacattaCGACCAAGGCGTCTTCTGACTTTAGGAAAGCCAGGCAGACGGGGATCCCTGGATGCTCACAGCTTGGCAGCAGATATTCACTGGAGCCAGAACAGTCTGCTCTGAGGCTTGTCTGCATCCAAAAGTTGCAGGAAAGTTCCACAACGTGTGAAGACTTCTTTTGTCCTCTTTGTGGGAGAGCTGGGGAAATAGGATTCCTTATAGACTtatcctccccacccctccaatGAGCAAAGGCTGCTAAAAACTTCTGAAGCCTGAATCCCAAAGCTAGaggctttctctctcctcccagtgATTGGAGCTTCTCAGGGTGGGGATTGTCTCATGGTTCTTGGGCCAAAGGCAGTTCCAGGAAGGAGATGAGGGTCCAACTCTGGAGAGAGGCATCTCAGCTCTTTGGCTCAGGGGTTGCATCCTTCAGCGGGGCATCCTTGCAGTCTGCTGCTTGGGTGCTGGTCTCCAGACCTGGCTCTCCTCTCTCGCGCTCTTCTTCAGGCTTCTGGGACTCAGCTGCCACCGTGGTGCTCTTGCTGGAGTGGCACCCCATCTCAGAGGGACACAGAGGATCCAGTGCCCTTGGACGTTCCGGGAGGAGGAAGGTCTGTGCCTTCCTCCTTGGGGGCCAGCGTTAAATAACCGTCCTCGTGGAGCACTGTTGAAAAGAGCCAGTTCCGTTTCTATGGCCACAAGGAGACGCCCCCCCTGTGCATAAGGAGCCCCCTGTGGGGTGGGCAGGGCCTGGAGAGCTGCCCTTCTGGCTAACCTGGCCAATTCCAGGCACTGTGCCCCATTCATTCCACCAGAAGAATTCCCTTTTGTTTAATCTATAACTTACAAATcatcccaccaccacctcctAGTTACCTGTAAACACCAGCCCCTATCTTCACATGCAAAACAAGCCCTGTCACTATGCAACGGGCTGTGGCCTACCTCGTATCTCAGGGCCACGTTAAGTTCCTGGGACTCACCCCCCACTTGGAGACCACCCTTTAACCTAGAATGCCAACTCCACCCACTGTTGAGGAATAGGGAGTCTTAGGACCATGGACTCCCGGGGTTACCCAAACAGGTAAGTCATTAAAATAACTAGCTAGTAGATGCTGGGTACTACTCTGTGCCAAGGACAGTTCACATCCATTATTTGTTTACAACCCTAAGAAGTAGGTGtgttatttaatcttcatttaaCACATGGAGACACTGAGGCACAGTGAGGTTCAGTAATGTGTCTGAGGTAGTTTCTAACAGCCAGCAAATaggagagctgggatttgaacccaagtcatCTGCCTTCCAACCtcttatattttactttcttgttttttttacttgtttttgagacaaggtgttgcccaggctggagtgcagtggtgcaattatggctcactgcagcctcaacctaggctcaagtgatcctctcagctcagcctcccaagtagcagggactataggtgcgtgccaccatgcccacctaagttttgtttgttttgtttttttgtagaggtgcTGGGAGTTGGAGGGTGGTGgggttctcactttgttgcccaggctgatctcgaactcctgggttcaagcgacctGCCTGTTCAGgcccccaaagtgttgagattacaggtgtaagccatcctGTCTCTTTATCACTATGCTAATCATATCTATTTTGAATACCCCATCAGGCTATCTTCACACACCATGACACATGTTATCCACTTTGTAGGCTGttattgtgcttttaatctgGGACACATGGGTAAAGGTTTTCGCAGCTGTGAGCAATCTCTGATGTGAATACTTCCTTAGTGAAGCCTCGTGTTCTACGGAACTGGAGTTCAGAACTCCTGTGCTCTATAGTTGACCCTATATTATTTTCTGATCACCTAGCATTCCTTTTCCTAACTCTAGTAGGGGACTGATAATCCTGACCCAGCTCCTAGGAAGCTAGATGGAGGGTCACGCAGGACTGTGAAGTGGCTTTTCAGAGAAGTACATTTACAATGATTCTTTGTGTATGCACACAGCAGTCAAAGGTGACATTGACTCGGATTCACTTGTGGAGGGCAGGTGCATACCGGCCTCAGGCACTTTACACAGACCTTCTTGGTTACTCCTCCCAATCACACAGTCCTACAAGGAAGTATTATTAATCCCACTTTAGAGTTCAAATCACTGAGTCCAGAGTGGTTAGGTCGGTTACCCGGGGTCACAAACCTGGTAAGCAGCCAGCTCAGAATGCAAGCACAGGTCCCACTGTCTCCAGAGCCTGTGATCTTCCCACTCCAACACCCTTTCTGCCCCTGCCTCTGGTTAGTGCCATTCCTCCTCCCTGGGTGTGGGAATTCAGTGATCTGCAAGAATGCCGCAAAACTCCCCTATAAATCAGCTTTCTTTGAACAAGCTTCTTGCCAACAGGGCCTGGCAGAGTGACAATTCAGAATACATTATGATGCTATTTACCTCTCCCACATAAATGCCAAAGTACACTTTGGGGCTGTCAGGGTGGAAGAGGGAGGTTTCATTTACCTTCCAATTAAGATGCCCTGTTTGAGGCAAATCCTCATTTGGATATTGGGATCCAGGGCCAACAATCCTCTCTTGAAGCCTCCAAATTAATCATGCTTAACTCAAGTCAGCCCAAGAGACAGGCAGCAGGAGCACCCAGGGGCAAGGTGAGAAATCCTAGGATTGTGCATGGACCAGTTTAGAGGCAAGGTCCATGGGATTAGATGAGGGAGTCTTTACAAAATGAATGTGGTAAGAAACTTTGACttgcagctgggcgtggtggcttatgcctgtaacctagcactttaggaggccgaggtgggtggatcacttgaacccaggagctcaagactggcctggcaacatggtaaaactccatctctaccaaaaaaaaaaaaaatacaaaaattagatgagcatggtggggcatgcctctagtcccagctacttgggaggctgaggagggaggatggcttgggcccaggagatgTA harbors:
- the CHD9NB gene encoding CHD9 neighbor protein, producing the protein MGCHSSKSTTVAAESQKPEEERERGEPGLETSTQAADCKDAPLKDATPEPKS